The Terriglobia bacterium DNA segment GAAAGCCGCGCTGTTGGCCATAAGCGTTGAGGAGGTGACGATGCCGTTCGCGTTGGCCTCGAAGATGGCGCGGTTCACTCCGGGTGTTAGGCCGAGATCGTCGGCGTTGATGATGAGACGACGCACGACTCAATATATCGTGCCATCACACGATCAGGCCATCGGGGATCGTAAAGCAATGACGATTGACGATTTTCACATTGACGATTGGACCGCGCAGGGAGGGATCGCACCATTATTTTCAATGCACGGTGGCACGTTGGCTCGATCGCGCGATTTTTTCAGGCGCTTCTGAGGGATTCCTTCGGTTCGGTTTCGCCGAGGTAGAACTTAATTTTTTCGAGCAGTGCCGGGAAGAGTTCTTCTTTTTGCAGACAGGCTTTGACGTCTTTGCCTCCGTCTACCGGACCGTAGCCGGTGACAATGATGACAGGGACCTGCGGATCTTTTTCGTGGATGTGACGTGCCAACTCCAATCCGTTCATGCCTTCCATGCGGAAGTCGGTCACGAGGATATCGAACTTCTGCCGCTCAAATTTTTCAAGTGCTTCCTGGGCGTTGAAGGCGCAGACGGCTTTGTAGCCCTGCATTTCCAGGATCTCGCAACTTAGACGTGCGAGGACTTCGTGATCGTCGACGAAGAGGATAGCTTTCATGGGAACGCACCTTCGCCGCAACGGACAGGGCGCGGCTTTTAAGTTAGTGCAGGTAAGTAGGAGAAAAGATGCCCGGCAGGTCGGAAAAATAAGTCGCAGGTTTGCAAGTCGCAGTCCCAAAAAAACTGCTGTCGAGAGACCCTGATCAGACCTTGAAATCCAATGTTCGGACGGTGGAGCAAGAGTGCCGTAGAATTGACCGACTCGTGCAGGTTTATGTATATTGTTGAAGGCATTGGTTCCGCTTCGAAGCCGCCCTCGTCGAAGAGGTTAAAGCTGCGCCGCAGGGCGCACACGGAGGGCGGTTAGCTCAGCTGGTTAGAGCGCCTGCCTTACAATTTAGTTCCGCGGTTGACAACATACTCTGTTGCATTGAATCCCCCCTAAATTCAACATTTCACTCCAGTTACTCACTAAATGGCGACTCTCCGCACCAAACAAACAGAGTTTGTTTTGCCGTCGCTAAATCCCGGAAGGTCATAACATTACGAAAAAAGTGGCGGAATTAAGCGCCCGGAACAACGTCAGAAACACGACAAAAACAACAAACACTGTCGGGTAACC contains these protein-coding regions:
- a CDS encoding response regulator — its product is MKAILFVDDHEVLARLSCEILEMQGYKAVCAFNAQEALEKFERQKFDILVTDFRMEGMNGLELARHIHEKDPQVPVIIVTGYGPVDGGKDVKACLQKEELFPALLEKIKFYLGETEPKESLRSA